The following proteins are encoded in a genomic region of Shinella zoogloeoides:
- a CDS encoding metalloregulator ArsR/SmtB family transcription factor: MGEMQKLGLDDIVEILKAAGEPTRLRLLALLSHGDLTVTDLTDILGQSQPRISRHLKLLSEAALVDRYQEGAWAFFRLGQGGVAVSLARQLLDAIDPADAVFARDDERLRALKRVRADKAQAYFSRNAAEWDAMRRLHVSEAEVEAKLAALIGTEPVDAFLDLGTGTGRILQLFEGLYRRGVGVDASRDMLAVARANLDRAGITKASIRHGDIFNLPLERDEFDVVTIHQVLHFLDEPEAAIAEAARMLAPGGRLAIIDLAPHALEHLRDEHAHIRLGFSHQTMSEWLERAGLSVEEVVDLKAAHPDADALTVTIWLARDQRAEAADPIAIRRRS; the protein is encoded by the coding sequence ATGGGCGAGATGCAGAAACTCGGACTGGACGATATCGTGGAGATCCTGAAGGCGGCGGGCGAGCCGACGCGCCTTCGCCTTCTCGCGCTGCTTTCGCATGGCGACCTCACCGTGACGGACCTCACCGACATTCTCGGCCAGTCCCAGCCGCGCATCTCGCGCCATCTCAAGCTTCTTTCGGAAGCGGCGCTCGTCGATCGTTATCAGGAGGGCGCCTGGGCCTTCTTTCGTCTCGGGCAGGGGGGCGTCGCCGTTTCGCTCGCCCGGCAGCTGCTCGACGCCATCGATCCGGCGGATGCGGTGTTCGCCCGCGACGACGAGCGGCTGCGGGCGCTGAAGCGCGTGCGCGCCGACAAGGCGCAGGCCTATTTCAGCCGCAACGCGGCGGAGTGGGATGCGATGCGGCGCCTGCATGTCAGCGAGGCGGAGGTCGAGGCGAAACTTGCGGCGCTGATCGGCACCGAGCCGGTCGACGCCTTCCTCGATCTCGGCACGGGCACCGGGCGCATCCTCCAGCTCTTCGAAGGTCTCTACCGACGCGGCGTCGGCGTCGATGCCAGCCGCGACATGCTGGCGGTCGCCCGCGCCAATCTCGACCGCGCCGGTATCACCAAGGCGTCTATCCGCCATGGCGACATCTTCAACCTGCCGCTGGAGCGCGACGAGTTCGACGTCGTGACGATCCATCAGGTGCTGCACTTCCTCGATGAGCCGGAGGCGGCGATCGCCGAGGCCGCGCGCATGCTGGCTCCAGGCGGCCGGCTCGCCATCATCGACCTTGCTCCGCACGCGCTGGAGCACCTGCGCGACGAGCATGCCCATATCCGCCTCGGCTTCTCCCACCAGACCATGTCCGAATGGCTGGAGCGGGCAGGGCTCTCCGTCGAGGAGGTCGTCGATCTCAAAGCCGCGCATCCGGATGCCGATGCGCTCACCGTGACCATCTGGCTTGCCCGCGACCAGCGCGCGGAGGCGGCCGACCCCATTGCGATCCGCAGAAGGAGTTGA
- the ettA gene encoding energy-dependent translational throttle protein EttA, with product MARQFIYHMSGLNKAYGNKKILENIHLSFYPDAKIGILGPNGAGKSTVLRIMAGLDKEFTGEAWLAEGATLGYLPQEPQLDASKTVLENVMEGVAPKKAILDRYNELMMNYSDETAEEGAKLQDIIDSQNLWDLESQVEMAMDALRCPPGDAGVESLSGGEKRRVALCKLLLAQPDLLLLDEPTNHLDAETIAWLEKHLREYPGSVLMITHDRYFLDNVTGWILELDRGRGIPYEGNYSAYLQAKAKRMAQEEREEGARQKALSREQEWIASSPKARQAKSKARIKAYDELVKAASDRRPGDAQIVIPVGERLGNVVIEAENLTKAYGDRVLIENLTFKLPPGGIVGVIGPNGAGKTTLFRMITGQEQPDSGTITVGETVDLGYVDQSRDALGADKTVWEEISGGNDVLKLGKHEMNSRAYCGAFNFKGGDQQQKVGTLSGGQRNRVHLAKMLKGGYNVILLDEPTNDLDTETLAALEDALENFAGCAVIISHDRMFLDRLATHILAFEGDSHVEWFEGNFEDYEQDKIRRLGADAVNPKRVTYKRLTR from the coding sequence ATGGCACGTCAGTTCATCTACCACATGTCTGGGCTCAACAAGGCCTATGGCAACAAGAAGATCCTCGAGAACATCCACCTCTCGTTCTACCCCGATGCCAAGATCGGTATCCTCGGCCCGAACGGCGCCGGTAAGTCGACGGTGCTGCGCATCATGGCCGGCCTCGACAAGGAATTCACCGGCGAGGCGTGGCTCGCCGAAGGCGCGACCCTCGGCTACCTGCCGCAGGAACCGCAGCTCGACGCGTCCAAGACCGTGCTCGAGAACGTCATGGAAGGCGTCGCCCCCAAGAAGGCGATCCTCGACCGCTATAACGAGCTGATGATGAACTATTCCGACGAGACGGCGGAAGAGGGCGCCAAGCTCCAGGACATCATCGACAGCCAGAACCTGTGGGACCTCGAAAGCCAGGTCGAGATGGCCATGGACGCGCTGCGCTGCCCGCCGGGCGACGCGGGCGTCGAAAGCCTCTCGGGCGGTGAGAAGCGCCGCGTGGCGCTCTGCAAGCTGCTACTCGCCCAGCCGGACCTGTTGCTGCTCGACGAACCGACCAACCATCTCGACGCCGAGACGATCGCCTGGCTCGAAAAGCACCTGCGCGAATATCCCGGCTCCGTGCTGATGATCACCCACGACCGCTACTTCCTCGACAACGTCACAGGCTGGATCCTCGAGCTCGACCGCGGCCGCGGCATCCCCTACGAGGGCAACTACTCCGCCTACCTGCAGGCCAAGGCCAAGCGCATGGCGCAGGAAGAACGCGAGGAGGGCGCCCGTCAGAAGGCGCTGTCGCGCGAGCAGGAATGGATCGCCTCCTCGCCCAAGGCCCGCCAGGCAAAGTCCAAGGCCCGCATCAAGGCCTATGACGAACTGGTCAAGGCCGCGTCCGACCGCCGCCCCGGCGACGCGCAGATCGTCATCCCGGTCGGCGAGCGTCTCGGCAACGTGGTCATCGAGGCGGAGAACCTCACCAAGGCCTATGGCGACCGCGTTCTCATCGAGAACCTCACCTTCAAGCTGCCCCCGGGCGGCATCGTCGGCGTCATCGGCCCCAACGGCGCCGGCAAGACGACGCTGTTCCGCATGATCACCGGCCAGGAGCAACCGGATTCCGGCACGATCACCGTCGGCGAGACGGTCGATCTCGGCTATGTCGACCAGAGTCGCGACGCGCTCGGCGCCGACAAGACCGTCTGGGAGGAAATCTCCGGCGGCAACGACGTGCTCAAGCTCGGCAAGCACGAGATGAACAGCCGCGCCTATTGCGGTGCCTTCAACTTCAAGGGCGGCGACCAGCAGCAGAAGGTCGGCACGCTCTCGGGCGGCCAGCGCAACCGCGTGCACCTCGCCAAGATGCTGAAGGGCGGCTACAACGTTATCCTGCTCGACGAACCGACCAACGACCTCGACACGGAAACGCTGGCGGCGCTGGAAGACGCGCTGGAAAACTTCGCCGGCTGCGCCGTCATCATCTCGCACGACCGCATGTTCCTCGACCGCCTCGCCACCCACATCCTCGCCTTCGAGGGCGACAGCCACGTGGAATGGTTCGAGGGTAACTTCGAGGACTACGAGCAGGACAAGATCCGCCGCCTCGGCGCGGATGCCGTCAATCCGAAGCGGGTGACCTACAAGCGCCTGACGCGCTGA
- a CDS encoding alpha/beta hydrolase, translated as MFSEVRTLKSPSGATLALRHEPARGEARGILLLSHGLAEHSARYAPFAARMAGEGFHVYGHDHRGHGHTTAPDAPRGQFAPRNGIGRVVEDMRAVRDLAVGAHPGLPVVLFGHSMGGLLALAFAEAHPADIDALAVWNSNLEPGAAGRLAQAILMAERMLKGSDVPSGLLPRLTFGAWGKAIAGRRTEFDWLSHEPGEVDAYIADPLCGFDVNVSMWLDIFTVTYADASVEGLARLPKTLPIHLVGGEEDPATDHGRATHAFARRLKKSRLEDVTAIVYRGMRHETLNESPALRDPAIDAFAGWCRRVVEERRRLPEKA; from the coding sequence GTGTTTTCAGAGGTCAGGACGCTGAAGAGCCCGAGCGGGGCGACGCTGGCGCTGCGGCATGAGCCGGCGCGGGGCGAGGCGCGGGGCATTCTTCTTCTCAGCCACGGCCTTGCCGAGCACAGCGCGCGCTATGCCCCCTTCGCCGCCCGCATGGCGGGGGAAGGCTTCCACGTCTACGGCCACGATCACCGGGGCCACGGCCACACCACCGCGCCGGATGCGCCGCGCGGCCAGTTCGCGCCGCGAAACGGCATCGGGCGTGTCGTCGAGGACATGCGCGCCGTGCGCGACCTGGCCGTCGGCGCGCATCCCGGCCTACCGGTCGTACTCTTCGGCCATTCGATGGGCGGCCTGCTGGCGCTCGCCTTCGCTGAGGCGCATCCAGCCGACATCGACGCGCTCGCCGTCTGGAATTCCAACCTCGAACCGGGTGCGGCAGGACGGCTGGCGCAGGCCATTCTGATGGCCGAGCGCATGCTGAAGGGCTCGGACGTGCCGAGCGGGCTCCTGCCGCGGCTCACCTTCGGCGCCTGGGGCAAGGCCATCGCCGGCCGGCGGACGGAATTCGACTGGCTGTCGCACGAGCCGGGCGAGGTCGACGCCTATATCGCCGATCCGCTCTGCGGCTTCGACGTCAATGTGTCGATGTGGCTCGACATCTTCACTGTCACCTATGCCGATGCCTCGGTGGAAGGCCTTGCGCGCCTGCCGAAGACGCTGCCCATCCACCTCGTCGGCGGCGAGGAGGACCCGGCGACCGACCATGGCCGCGCGACACACGCCTTTGCAAGGCGGTTGAAAAAATCACGACTTGAGGATGTCACCGCGATCGTCTATCGCGGCATGCGTCACGAAACGCTGAACGAAAGCCCGGCGCTGCGCGATCCCGCCATCGACGCCTTTGCCGGCTGGTGTCGTCGGGTTGTCGAGGAAAGACGCCGGCTACCGGAAAAAGCATGA
- a CDS encoding DMT family transporter — protein MSTTAATPLRNEVSLGLFLMVLSVLISPIIDIFAKLAVTAVPATEITFVRLLFQMTVLGPICLMRGSLTDVTWRKMGLHAARGLLMAITMISFVTPLAVMEVADAIAIFFVEPIILTILGSIFLKETIGWRRYTACGVGFLGSLLVIQPSLQEVGLIALLPVVAAASLALFFLLTRMVAQKEDPWSMQFYAGLWGALFAGLLLVVGGKAGITMLTPVMPDVKHTLFIAGAAVAATIAGVLGVYAYRSAPASTLAPLQYLEIVSATILGWWVFGHLPDAVKWLGIAIIIASGLYVIWRERKINKTATIPTVSTPI, from the coding sequence ATGAGCACGACCGCCGCAACGCCGCTGCGCAACGAGGTGAGCCTTGGGCTCTTCCTCATGGTTCTTTCGGTGCTCATCTCGCCGATCATCGACATTTTCGCCAAGCTCGCCGTCACCGCCGTTCCGGCGACGGAAATCACCTTCGTGCGGCTTCTCTTCCAGATGACGGTTCTGGGGCCGATCTGCCTGATGCGCGGCTCGCTCACGGACGTGACATGGAGGAAGATGGGCCTGCACGCGGCCCGTGGCCTGCTGATGGCCATCACCATGATCAGCTTCGTCACGCCGCTCGCCGTCATGGAGGTGGCCGATGCCATCGCCATCTTCTTCGTCGAGCCGATCATCCTCACCATCCTCGGCTCCATCTTCCTGAAGGAGACCATCGGCTGGCGGCGCTACACGGCCTGCGGCGTCGGCTTCCTCGGCTCGCTGCTCGTCATCCAGCCGAGCCTGCAGGAAGTCGGCCTCATCGCCCTCCTGCCGGTGGTGGCCGCCGCCTCGCTCGCCCTCTTCTTCCTGCTCACCCGCATGGTGGCGCAGAAGGAGGACCCGTGGTCGATGCAGTTCTATGCGGGCCTGTGGGGCGCGCTCTTCGCCGGCCTGCTCCTCGTCGTCGGCGGCAAGGCCGGCATCACCATGCTCACCCCCGTCATGCCGGATGTGAAGCACACGCTCTTCATCGCGGGCGCGGCCGTCGCCGCCACCATCGCCGGCGTGCTCGGCGTCTATGCCTACCGCTCGGCGCCCGCCTCGACGCTCGCTCCGCTGCAATATCTGGAGATCGTCTCGGCAACGATCCTCGGCTGGTGGGTCTTCGGCCATCTGCCGGATGCGGTGAAATGGCTCGGCATCGCCATCATCATCGCCTCGGGCCTCTACGTCATCTGGCGCGAGCGGAAGATCAACAAGACGGCGACCATTCCCACGGTTTCGACGCCGATCTGA
- a CDS encoding CaiB/BaiF CoA-transferase family protein, translated as MDKSNLPLAGIRVIELARVLAGPWAGQMLADLGADVIKIENPDGGDDTRAWGPPFVTGRDGENLSAAYYHSTNRGKRSIALDLKTEEGRETVHRLIATADVVIENFKVGGLTKYGLDYQSLAKQHPKLVYCSITGFGQDGPYAARAGYDYIVQGMSGFMSVTGAPDGEPMKAGVAIADIFTGIYAVSAIQAALIHVMKTGTGQHVDMALLDVQSAVMANQNMNFLASGKAPGRLGNAHPNISPYEVVPASDGHIILAVGNDGQFRKLCGILKLAGVADDERFATNRARVANRGEVRRLVTGATAAISKADLLDACEREGVPAGPINSIAETFDDPQVKARGLRVDLPDADGNLIPGVRTPIVFSGTPLVYDRPSPRLGEHTDAVMAELETLEAGKKSA; from the coding sequence ATGGACAAGTCGAACCTGCCGCTGGCCGGCATCCGCGTCATCGAGCTGGCGCGGGTTCTCGCAGGCCCCTGGGCCGGCCAGATGCTGGCGGACCTCGGTGCCGACGTCATCAAGATCGAGAACCCCGACGGCGGCGACGATACGCGCGCCTGGGGCCCGCCCTTCGTCACGGGCAGGGACGGCGAGAACCTTTCCGCCGCCTATTACCACTCCACCAACCGTGGCAAACGCTCCATCGCCCTCGATCTCAAGACCGAGGAAGGCCGTGAGACCGTCCACCGCCTCATTGCGACGGCCGACGTGGTGATCGAGAACTTCAAGGTCGGCGGCCTCACCAAATACGGCCTCGACTACCAGAGCCTCGCGAAGCAGCATCCGAAGCTCGTCTACTGCTCCATCACAGGCTTCGGCCAGGACGGCCCCTATGCCGCCCGCGCCGGCTACGACTATATCGTGCAGGGCATGTCAGGCTTCATGTCGGTGACCGGCGCGCCGGACGGCGAACCGATGAAGGCGGGCGTCGCCATCGCCGACATCTTCACCGGCATCTATGCCGTCAGCGCCATCCAGGCCGCACTCATCCATGTCATGAAGACCGGCACCGGCCAGCATGTCGACATGGCGCTGCTCGACGTGCAGTCCGCCGTCATGGCGAACCAGAACATGAACTTCCTCGCCTCCGGCAAGGCGCCGGGCCGGCTCGGCAACGCGCATCCGAACATCTCGCCCTACGAGGTCGTACCGGCCTCCGACGGCCATATCATCCTCGCCGTCGGCAATGACGGGCAGTTCCGCAAGCTCTGCGGCATCCTGAAGCTTGCCGGCGTTGCCGACGACGAGCGCTTCGCCACCAACCGCGCCCGCGTCGCCAATCGCGGCGAGGTGCGCCGCCTGGTGACCGGCGCGACGGCGGCGATCAGCAAGGCCGACCTCCTCGACGCCTGCGAGCGCGAGGGTGTCCCCGCCGGGCCGATCAACTCCATCGCCGAGACCTTCGACGATCCGCAGGTGAAGGCGCGGGGCCTGCGCGTCGACCTGCCGGATGCCGACGGAAACCTCATTCCCGGCGTGCGCACGCCCATCGTCTTCTCCGGCACGCCGCTCGTCTACGACCGCCCGAGCCCGCGGCTCGGCGAACATACCGATGCCGTCATGGCGGAACTCGAAACTCTCGAAGCAGGAAAGAAAAGCGCATGA
- a CDS encoding thiamine pyrophosphate-binding protein: MKTGGQLIVDALAANGVKRVACVPGESYLAVLDALHDTNIDVVVCRQEGGAAMMADCWGRLTGEPGICMVTRGPGATNASAGLHIARQDSIPMILFIGQVQRDAREREAFQEVEYRRAFTEVAKWVAEIDDARRIPEFITRAFAVATSGRPGPVVLALPEDMLTDEVETVEAKPYMPVEAHPGRRQVEELAGLLEKAERPIVILGGTRWSQESVKGITAFAERWSLPVSCSFRRQMLFDHQHPNYAGDSGIGINPALGKEIREADLVVLLGGRYSEMPSSTYSLMQSPYPAQKLVHVYPDPSELGRVYRPDLAICAAPEDFVAALDGLAPKTAPRWTARTAALHESYLKWSTPPMEGPGAVQMGPIMAWLEENTPDDTIFTNGAGNYATWVHRFHRFRRFGTQAAPTSGSMGYGLPAAVAAKQLQPEREVICFAGDGCFMMHGQEFATAVRYKLPIITVVVNNGIYGTIRMHQEREYPGRVSATDLTNPDFAALAVAYGGHGETVEKTEDFAAAFLRARASGKPSIIEVKLDPEAITPTRTLSDIRGGK, from the coding sequence ATGAAGACCGGTGGCCAGCTGATCGTCGATGCCCTCGCAGCCAATGGCGTCAAGCGCGTCGCCTGCGTGCCGGGCGAAAGCTATCTGGCGGTGCTCGACGCACTGCACGACACCAATATCGACGTCGTCGTCTGCCGCCAGGAAGGCGGCGCGGCGATGATGGCCGATTGCTGGGGTAGGCTCACCGGCGAGCCCGGCATCTGCATGGTCACGCGCGGTCCCGGCGCCACCAACGCCTCGGCCGGCCTGCACATCGCAAGGCAGGATTCGATCCCGATGATCCTCTTCATCGGCCAGGTGCAGCGCGACGCGCGCGAGCGCGAGGCCTTCCAGGAAGTGGAATACCGCCGCGCCTTCACAGAGGTCGCCAAATGGGTGGCCGAGATCGACGATGCCCGCCGCATCCCCGAATTCATCACCCGCGCCTTCGCCGTCGCCACTTCCGGCCGGCCCGGCCCCGTCGTGCTGGCGCTGCCCGAGGACATGCTGACGGACGAGGTCGAGACGGTCGAAGCGAAGCCCTACATGCCTGTCGAAGCCCATCCGGGCCGCAGGCAGGTCGAGGAACTGGCAGGCCTGCTCGAAAAGGCCGAGCGCCCCATCGTCATCCTCGGCGGCACGCGCTGGTCGCAGGAGAGCGTGAAGGGGATCACCGCCTTCGCCGAGCGCTGGTCGCTGCCGGTGTCCTGTTCCTTCCGCCGCCAGATGCTGTTCGATCACCAGCACCCCAACTATGCCGGCGATTCCGGCATCGGCATCAACCCGGCGCTCGGCAAGGAAATCCGCGAGGCCGACCTCGTCGTGCTGCTCGGCGGGCGCTATTCCGAAATGCCCTCCTCCACCTACAGCCTGATGCAGAGCCCCTACCCCGCGCAGAAGCTGGTGCACGTCTATCCCGACCCGTCCGAGCTCGGCCGCGTCTACCGCCCGGACCTTGCGATCTGCGCCGCGCCGGAGGACTTCGTCGCCGCGCTCGACGGTCTTGCGCCGAAGACCGCGCCGCGCTGGACCGCCCGCACCGCCGCCCTGCATGAAAGCTACCTGAAATGGTCGACGCCGCCGATGGAAGGCCCCGGCGCGGTCCAGATGGGACCGATCATGGCCTGGCTCGAGGAAAACACGCCCGACGACACGATCTTCACCAACGGCGCGGGCAACTACGCCACCTGGGTGCACCGCTTCCACCGCTTCCGCCGCTTCGGCACGCAGGCCGCCCCGACCTCCGGCTCCATGGGCTACGGCCTGCCGGCCGCCGTCGCGGCCAAGCAGCTCCAACCGGAGCGCGAGGTCATCTGCTTTGCCGGCGACGGCTGCTTCATGATGCATGGCCAGGAATTCGCGACCGCCGTGCGCTACAAGCTGCCGATCATCACCGTGGTCGTCAACAACGGCATCTACGGCACGATCCGCATGCACCAGGAGCGCGAATATCCCGGCCGCGTCAGCGCCACGGACCTCACCAACCCCGATTTCGCGGCGCTTGCCGTCGCCTATGGCGGCCATGGCGAGACGGTGGAGAAGACGGAAGACTTCGCCGCCGCCTTCCTGCGCGCCCGCGCCAGCGGCAAGCCGTCGATCATCGAGGTGAAGCTGGACCCGGAAGCAATCACGCCGACGCGCACCCTGTCGGATATCCGCGGCGGGAAATGA
- a CDS encoding IS110 family transposase, producing MDKVVVGIDVSKDWLDVHVAPSGEHFRVGNDHAGVEALIARLSSHGPALVALEATGGYEHVAVAALSAAGLAVVVVNPAQVRAYANALGKHAKTDPIDAAVIAAFVEAAKPDIRPLKDEAARAFGELVTRRRQIVQMMVAEENRERMAASPPARKSIRRVLTALRRELESLDADMDDRIRKSPLWRVRERLLTSVPGVGPAVARTLLAHMPELGSLDRRQIAALAGLAPWTRQSGKWKGRSFIGGGRSNVRSVLFMAALVASRHNAVLKAFRDHLVAAGKPKIVAIVATMRKLLTMLNAIIRDQRPWQNT from the coding sequence ATGGACAAGGTTGTCGTCGGTATCGACGTATCGAAGGACTGGCTCGACGTGCATGTCGCACCGTCGGGTGAACATTTCCGGGTCGGCAACGATCATGCCGGCGTGGAGGCGCTGATAGCCCGGCTGTCGTCGCACGGCCCCGCTCTGGTGGCGCTGGAGGCGACGGGCGGCTACGAGCATGTGGCGGTGGCGGCGCTTTCGGCGGCGGGGCTTGCCGTGGTGGTCGTCAATCCGGCACAGGTTCGCGCCTATGCGAATGCTCTGGGCAAACATGCCAAGACCGATCCGATCGACGCGGCAGTGATCGCGGCCTTCGTCGAAGCGGCCAAGCCCGACATACGTCCCTTGAAGGACGAGGCGGCGCGGGCCTTCGGCGAACTGGTGACACGGCGGCGCCAGATCGTGCAGATGATGGTGGCGGAAGAGAACCGCGAGCGGATGGCCGCATCCCCGCCCGCCCGCAAGAGCATCCGGCGCGTCCTGACGGCGCTGCGGCGCGAGCTGGAGAGCCTTGATGCCGATATGGACGACCGGATCCGCAAATCACCGTTGTGGCGGGTGCGCGAGAGGCTGTTGACCTCGGTGCCGGGCGTGGGACCGGCGGTGGCGCGCACGCTTTTGGCACATATGCCGGAACTGGGCAGCCTCGACCGGCGACAGATCGCGGCGCTGGCCGGGCTTGCACCGTGGACGCGGCAATCGGGCAAGTGGAAGGGCAGGAGCTTCATCGGCGGAGGCCGGAGCAACGTGCGGTCCGTGCTGTTCATGGCAGCCCTCGTGGCCAGTCGCCACAATGCGGTGCTCAAGGCCTTCCGCGATCATCTCGTGGCGGCCGGCAAGCCGAAGATCGTCGCCATCGTCGCAACCATGCGGAAGCTGCTGACCATGCTCAACGCCATCATCAGGGACCAAAGGCCATGGCAAAACACTTGA
- a CDS encoding TIGR01244 family sulfur transferase, which translates to MDIREINDEYSVSGQITVEDLDAIAAMGFKSIVCHRPDHEEAGQPDFSTIAARAQELGIETAHVPVGPMGVTAEAVQGMVDALDELPRPMLGYCRSGMRSTKTYEQTRHIRG; encoded by the coding sequence ATGGATATCCGCGAGATCAACGACGAATATTCGGTTTCCGGCCAGATCACGGTCGAGGACCTCGACGCGATCGCCGCCATGGGCTTCAAGTCCATCGTCTGCCATCGCCCGGACCATGAGGAAGCCGGCCAGCCGGACTTCTCCACCATTGCCGCCCGCGCGCAGGAACTCGGCATCGAGACGGCCCATGTGCCGGTCGGCCCGATGGGCGTGACGGCGGAGGCGGTGCAGGGCATGGTCGACGCGCTCGATGAGTTGCCGCGCCCGATGCTCGGCTATTGCCGCTCCGGCATGCGCTCGACCAAGACCTACGAGCAGACGCGGCATATTCGCGGGTAA
- a CDS encoding DUF4432 family protein, with protein MTFALAADTPDHSFRLDLTPQSALDVGSAVFRGIDIAPGSAIPSDGDPRIDRALPGFLFTCGPDHIRHPVPVEGAADGRRYPLHGSLSSHPARDILIEEDEGEVVCEGRVAVSLAHGGSADLARRWRADRRTGHITLDDVVTNTGDGPWPPFAMYHINFGTGLFDESTRLTGAMLPGGSLPWRFDEGDMTIFCVPAAETAEHGWAEIAVGPIAALGGRSMHIRFRTDTLPYLQVWRNQSPGCAVLGIEPVSHRLASREELIVSGEAPDFGPGDSVGYGLAFELR; from the coding sequence ATGACCTTCGCCCTTGCCGCCGACACGCCCGACCATTCCTTCCGCCTGGACCTGACGCCGCAATCGGCGCTGGATGTCGGCAGCGCGGTCTTTCGCGGCATCGACATCGCGCCGGGCTCGGCCATTCCGTCGGACGGCGACCCGCGCATCGATAGGGCGCTGCCGGGTTTCCTCTTCACCTGCGGGCCCGATCACATCCGCCATCCGGTGCCGGTGGAGGGGGCGGCGGACGGGCGGCGCTACCCGCTGCACGGTTCGCTCTCTTCCCATCCGGCGCGGGACATCCTCATCGAGGAGGATGAGGGGGAGGTGGTCTGCGAGGGGCGGGTCGCCGTGTCGCTCGCCCATGGCGGGTCGGCCGATCTTGCGCGCCGCTGGCGGGCGGACCGGCGCACCGGGCACATAACCCTCGACGATGTCGTCACCAATACCGGCGACGGGCCGTGGCCGCCCTTCGCCATGTATCACATCAATTTCGGCACGGGCCTCTTCGACGAAAGCACGCGGCTGACCGGCGCCATGCTGCCCGGCGGCAGCCTGCCGTGGCGTTTCGACGAGGGGGACATGACGATCTTCTGCGTGCCCGCGGCGGAGACGGCCGAGCACGGCTGGGCGGAAATCGCCGTCGGGCCGATAGCCGCCCTTGGCGGGCGCAGCATGCATATCCGCTTCCGCACGGATACGCTGCCCTATCTGCAGGTCTGGCGGAACCAGTCGCCCGGCTGCGCGGTGCTCGGCATCGAGCCGGTCTCGCACCGGCTCGCCTCGCGCGAGGAATTGATCGTCTCCGGCGAGGCGCCCGATTTCGGCCCCGGCGACAGCGTCGGCTACGGGCTTGCCTTCGAGCTTCGGTAG